In Metasolibacillus fluoroglycofenilyticus, a single genomic region encodes these proteins:
- a CDS encoding TetR/AcrR family transcriptional regulator yields the protein MTQAKADPRVLRTRKLIIDSFIELSGKKEFKDITIKDITAEAMINRATFYYHFEDIYDLLEKVLSEVLLVNLDYDFYKRNELNEEVFVNIFQAITNFQKSLSNRCHRGYEDTIARIIREQLEIIFYKMLVRQQTKKETEALKITAVILSWGIYGASVEWRRADENVSPEEFIKSAIPYILSGIDFGTTN from the coding sequence ATGACTCAAGCAAAGGCGGACCCTCGAGTTTTACGCACCCGCAAATTAATTATTGATTCTTTCATTGAGCTTTCAGGAAAAAAAGAATTTAAAGACATTACTATAAAAGATATAACAGCGGAAGCAATGATTAATCGCGCTACTTTTTATTATCATTTCGAGGATATATATGACCTATTAGAGAAGGTGCTCTCGGAAGTGCTGTTAGTTAATTTAGATTACGACTTTTATAAGAGGAATGAATTAAATGAAGAGGTTTTTGTCAATATCTTTCAAGCGATAACAAATTTCCAAAAATCATTATCGAATCGTTGCCATCGAGGTTACGAGGATACGATTGCGCGTATCATTCGAGAGCAACTTGAAATTATTTTCTACAAAATGTTAGTAAGACAACAAACAAAGAAAGAGACTGAAGCATTAAAAATTACAGCTGTTATCTTGAGCTGGGGCATTTATGGTGCGTCGGTAGAATGGAGAAGAGCCGATGAAAATGTATCACCAGAAGAATTTATAAAATCAGCTATTCCGTATATACTTTCAGGGATTGATTTTGGTACTACAAACTAA
- a CDS encoding ABC transporter permease: MRIENMWKPVLALLIAITLWEIAVKLLQIEVWVLPAPSVIAKEMFIVFPAIFPHMLATIKLVFIGFSSAIVLGISVATMLHILPTAREIVMPFLVISQNIPTIVLAPLLMIWFGLGDFPKYLIIATTAFFPIAIATLDGFRQTERDLMHYMQMMGATKKQIFLRLQLPDAIPSIFSGIKIAATYSVMTAVVAEWLGAQKGIGVFMTLSASSYRTPRVFVAIVITIILSLAFFGLFLALEKWFTRWKRNEGVQ, translated from the coding sequence ATGAGAATAGAAAATATGTGGAAGCCGGTGCTAGCTCTTCTAATCGCAATTACTCTTTGGGAAATAGCAGTGAAGCTGTTGCAGATTGAAGTATGGGTACTACCTGCACCTTCCGTTATCGCAAAGGAAATGTTCATTGTTTTCCCCGCCATTTTCCCGCATATGCTGGCGACGATAAAGCTTGTATTCATCGGTTTTTCGTCAGCCATTGTGTTAGGTATTAGTGTCGCAACAATGTTACATATTTTGCCGACTGCACGGGAAATCGTTATGCCGTTTCTCGTTATTTCTCAAAATATCCCAACAATTGTGCTAGCGCCACTTTTAATGATTTGGTTTGGTCTAGGAGATTTCCCGAAATATTTAATTATCGCAACGACAGCCTTTTTCCCAATCGCCATTGCAACGCTTGATGGATTTAGACAAACTGAGCGTGATTTGATGCATTATATGCAAATGATGGGAGCGACGAAAAAGCAAATTTTTTTAAGGTTGCAATTACCTGATGCAATCCCAAGCATCTTCTCAGGAATAAAAATTGCTGCAACGTATAGTGTGATGACAGCCGTTGTAGCAGAATGGCTAGGTGCACAAAAAGGAATTGGCGTATTTATGACGTTATCTGCCTCCTCCTACAGAACGCCACGTGTTTTCGTTGCAATCGTTATAACAATTATTTTGAGCTTGGCATTTTTCGGACTATTTTTAGCACTTGAGAAATGGTTTACGCGCTGGAAACGAAATGAGGGAGTACAATGA
- a CDS encoding ABC transporter substrate-binding protein: MRIVLKYLALLSLVFLLTGCQTKEGNEKVQLFLDWTPNTNHTGIYVAKEKGFFEEVGLDVEIMLPGEVCAEQIVGSGKGQFGISFQNQVTQARSEDLPIVSIAAIIQKNTGGYYTPKAKGIKTPKDFEGHKYGAYGSELEKASLQAVMNKEGGDASKIETVQVGNTDYFVALERDIDFVSIFYAWTGIEGEIRDADMHFIKTTDFAPELDTYSPLIITNDKMIEDNPDTVQAFINAVYKGYEFAIDNPQKSADILIAAEPDLQPELVRRSQEWLSPHYKEGAEAWGVQEASRWENFAEFMVKHQIIGEVDIQQAFTNEFIANAMK; encoded by the coding sequence ATGCGAATAGTCTTAAAATATTTAGCATTATTATCACTAGTCTTCCTTTTAACGGGCTGTCAGACAAAGGAAGGGAATGAAAAGGTCCAACTGTTCTTAGATTGGACGCCAAATACAAATCATACAGGAATTTATGTAGCAAAGGAAAAAGGATTTTTTGAAGAAGTAGGCTTAGACGTTGAAATTATGCTGCCAGGCGAGGTATGTGCGGAGCAAATTGTAGGGTCTGGCAAGGGGCAATTCGGAATTAGCTTTCAAAATCAAGTAACGCAAGCGCGTTCAGAAGATCTTCCTATTGTTTCAATCGCTGCCATTATTCAGAAAAACACTGGAGGCTATTATACGCCAAAGGCAAAGGGAATTAAAACGCCAAAAGACTTTGAAGGGCATAAATACGGTGCATACGGCTCGGAATTAGAAAAAGCTTCTTTACAGGCTGTTATGAATAAAGAAGGTGGAGATGCTTCGAAAATTGAGACGGTACAAGTCGGCAATACAGATTATTTTGTAGCGCTAGAGCGAGACATTGATTTTGTCAGTATTTTTTATGCATGGACAGGTATTGAAGGTGAGATTCGTGATGCGGATATGCATTTTATTAAAACGACTGATTTTGCGCCAGAGTTAGATACTTACTCACCTCTTATTATTACGAACGATAAAATGATTGAAGATAATCCTGATACAGTGCAAGCCTTCATTAATGCTGTATATAAAGGCTATGAGTTTGCAATTGATAACCCGCAGAAATCGGCGGATATTTTAATTGCTGCAGAGCCCGACCTTCAGCCAGAGCTTGTGAGACGCAGTCAGGAGTGGCTATCTCCTCACTATAAAGAAGGTGCAGAGGCTTGGGGTGTTCAAGAGGCAAGTCGATGGGAAAACTTTGCGGAATTTATGGTAAAGCATCAGATTATCGGTGAAGTAGATATTCAACAAGCATTTACAAATGAATTTATCGCGAATGCAATGAAGTGA
- the tenA gene encoding thiaminase II, whose translation MKFTDELRLATKESWEKSLNHPFVQGIVKGDLPFEIFKNYILQDIYYLNHYAKIHALAAAQAEDFAITAFLAEKARNTAQAELGVHEAHAKILNITEEDMESFKPAPTAYGYTSHLYRSTMYGNLAYIISAMLPCYWLYADIGKAYEHANPETEIYRNWLATYASDWFQEATQAQIDLLNSLVEDMNEKEKEKVKEQFIIAKEYELAFWEMSYTFEKWLSQRDEKVKS comes from the coding sequence ATGAAATTTACTGATGAATTACGTTTAGCAACAAAGGAGAGCTGGGAGAAAAGCTTAAATCACCCATTTGTACAAGGCATTGTGAAGGGGGATTTACCCTTTGAAATTTTCAAAAATTATATTTTGCAAGATATCTATTATTTGAACCATTATGCAAAAATTCATGCGCTGGCAGCGGCACAAGCAGAAGATTTCGCGATTACCGCTTTTCTGGCAGAAAAAGCGCGCAATACCGCACAAGCTGAATTAGGGGTGCATGAAGCACATGCAAAAATATTAAATATTACTGAGGAAGATATGGAAAGCTTCAAGCCAGCACCAACTGCTTACGGCTATACATCACATTTATATCGCTCAACAATGTATGGAAATTTAGCCTATATTATTTCAGCTATGTTGCCATGCTATTGGCTATATGCTGATATTGGCAAGGCTTATGAGCACGCAAATCCAGAAACTGAAATTTATCGCAATTGGCTTGCGACATATGCGAGCGATTGGTTCCAAGAGGCAACACAGGCTCAAATTGATTTATTAAACTCACTTGTGGAGGATATGAACGAAAAAGAAAAAGAGAAAGTGAAGGAACAATTTATTATCGCAAAGGAATATGAACTAGCATTTTGGGAGATGTCCTATACATTTGAAAAATGGTTATCACAGCGTGATGAGAAAGTGAAGTCATAG
- a CDS encoding KinB-signaling pathway activation protein — translation MTIRNWIKFFLMSLLIGGGVTAISSLFIRWDFFQPYLVAGEFGEFIAALAWMVLLGFTMSVIAQAGYFAYLTLHQVGVNIFRTLTLWNWVQMLLILVVLIDLIIFRFAPGAETAKDWLFYIGLLLVLVFGAVATAVQKVKMTGKKHILIPSVFFMIVITSLEWIIALMGRQDNINTYVALLLFPLVAVNAYQLLMLPKYNAKSEEDRKNLEERRKARKLLKIKQ, via the coding sequence GTGACAATACGTAATTGGATTAAGTTTTTCCTTATGTCGCTATTAATTGGAGGCGGCGTAACAGCTATATCAAGTCTTTTTATACGTTGGGATTTTTTCCAACCATATTTAGTGGCTGGAGAATTTGGTGAGTTCATTGCTGCCCTTGCTTGGATGGTTTTATTGGGCTTCACAATGAGTGTTATTGCGCAAGCTGGCTATTTCGCTTATTTAACATTACATCAAGTAGGTGTCAATATTTTCCGTACGTTAACGCTATGGAACTGGGTACAAATGCTATTAATTCTAGTTGTCTTAATCGATTTAATCATTTTCCGTTTTGCACCGGGAGCAGAAACGGCTAAAGATTGGCTATTTTACATTGGTTTACTATTAGTTTTAGTATTCGGTGCAGTTGCAACAGCTGTTCAGAAAGTAAAAATGACTGGTAAAAAGCATATATTAATTCCTTCTGTTTTTTTCATGATTGTTATTACATCATTAGAGTGGATTATTGCATTAATGGGACGTCAGGATAATATCAACACATATGTCGCATTATTATTATTCCCATTAGTCGCAGTTAATGCATACCAACTGTTAATGCTACCTAAGTATAATGCTAAGTCTGAGGAAGATCGTAAAAATTTAGAGGAGCGCCGTAAAGCACGCAAGCTGCTCAAAATTAAACAATAG
- a CDS encoding dihydropteridine reductase gives MQIYWTKINKIIEETPEVKTYMLDLPEGFTWEEGSHTHFALKGFNAGEKPNRALIRHMSISTLPHENSIGITTRIKEQCSEFKSILKNIEIGTEVAIFKTHSNVPLKRDNKNIYLLSSGVGLATFRPLVLDYLERADNVNQIHSLNIDSTKGFLFPNIFESAPAKKFIAQFVDNRKDYYEEVKNLAADKEGLFYVVGSDEFLAQNIEILREQGIQPEQIMLDKHAQQRAEFLSLDLPV, from the coding sequence ATGCAAATTTACTGGACGAAAATAAATAAGATTATTGAAGAAACGCCTGAGGTTAAAACATACATGCTGGACCTTCCAGAGGGCTTTACATGGGAAGAAGGCTCGCACACCCATTTCGCACTAAAGGGATTTAATGCTGGAGAAAAGCCAAACCGCGCGCTCATCCGCCATATGTCAATCTCCACTTTACCGCACGAAAATTCAATCGGTATTACAACACGCATTAAAGAACAATGCTCTGAATTCAAATCGATTTTAAAAAATATTGAAATTGGCACTGAAGTAGCAATCTTTAAAACACATTCGAATGTACCGCTAAAAAGAGACAATAAAAATATTTATCTGCTATCATCTGGTGTCGGCTTAGCTACTTTTAGACCACTTGTACTTGATTATTTAGAGCGTGCAGACAATGTGAATCAAATTCATTCACTAAATATCGATTCCACAAAGGGTTTCTTATTCCCAAATATTTTTGAATCTGCACCTGCCAAGAAATTCATCGCACAGTTCGTCGATAATCGCAAAGACTATTATGAAGAAGTGAAAAATCTAGCCGCAGACAAAGAAGGATTATTCTACGTTGTTGGCAGCGATGAATTCCTTGCACAAAACATTGAAATACTACGTGAACAAGGCATCCAGCCTGAACAAATTATGCTCGACAAGCACGCACAACAACGTGCTGAGTTTTTATCATTGGATTTACCAGTTTAA
- a CDS encoding Mrp/NBP35 family ATP-binding protein: MNEQQVRELLGQLQDPFLHKTLAETNGIVNVNIKEEKGHVSVKIAIAKTNTPEQMTLQMKIVEVLKENGAQSVGIRFEELSTEALEVFRGQATEAQAQDILSPLSTVQFISIASGKGGVGKSTVSVNMAVALARLGKKVGLIDADIYGFSVPDMMGIGEMPVVKENRIYPVERMGVKVISMGFFVENNAPIVWRGPMLGKVLDQFFRDVEWGDIDYLLLDLPPGTGDVALDIHQMLPSSKEIVVTTPHPTAAFVAARAGAMALQTNHEILGVIENMAWYESKTGEKEFVFGRGGGPKLADELRTQLLGQIPLGQPDWTEADFAPSIYAEDHPTGQIYLEIARQMVDKLKK, encoded by the coding sequence ATGAACGAACAACAAGTCAGAGAACTGTTGGGACAACTACAAGATCCTTTTTTACATAAAACATTAGCGGAAACGAATGGCATTGTAAATGTTAACATTAAAGAAGAAAAAGGCCATGTTAGTGTAAAAATCGCAATTGCGAAAACAAATACACCTGAACAAATGACGCTACAAATGAAAATTGTTGAAGTGTTAAAGGAAAATGGGGCACAATCTGTAGGTATTCGATTCGAAGAACTGTCAACTGAAGCTTTAGAGGTATTTCGCGGGCAAGCTACGGAAGCGCAGGCTCAAGATATTTTATCGCCATTATCCACTGTACAATTTATTTCTATTGCCTCTGGTAAGGGTGGTGTAGGTAAATCGACAGTGTCGGTAAATATGGCTGTAGCATTAGCGCGTCTTGGTAAAAAAGTAGGGCTGATTGATGCTGATATTTATGGCTTTAGTGTGCCAGACATGATGGGTATTGGGGAAATGCCTGTTGTTAAAGAAAACCGTATTTATCCTGTAGAACGTATGGGCGTAAAAGTGATTTCAATGGGCTTCTTCGTTGAAAATAATGCACCAATTGTATGGCGTGGTCCAATGCTTGGGAAAGTGTTAGATCAATTTTTCCGCGATGTAGAGTGGGGAGATATAGATTACCTACTATTAGATTTACCGCCAGGGACAGGGGACGTGGCGTTAGACATTCACCAGATGCTGCCGTCTTCAAAAGAAATTGTTGTAACGACACCACATCCAACAGCAGCGTTTGTCGCGGCACGAGCAGGCGCAATGGCACTGCAAACAAATCATGAAATTTTGGGTGTTATTGAGAATATGGCGTGGTATGAATCGAAAACAGGTGAAAAAGAGTTTGTCTTTGGACGTGGTGGAGGTCCGAAATTAGCAGATGAGCTACGCACGCAATTACTAGGTCAAATTCCATTAGGACAACCTGATTGGACGGAGGCAGATTTTGCTCCTTCTATTTATGCAGAGGATCATCCAACAGGACAAATTTATTTAGAAATTGCTCGTCAAATGGTCGATAAATTAAAAAAATAA
- a CDS encoding N-acetylmuramoyl-L-alanine amidase translates to MKRWLALIVIMFSCMMIVVYETSASDKRFFLPEPLGGVKIVLDAGHGGIDGGASKGDVIEKDITLAITERVARQLKRLGAEVVMTRTTDEDVLAEHAPNEQFSTLRERKKQDIFLRETIVQEQQPDLFITIHANAIPNSKWRGAQVFYHKEGDANSELLAKTIQESIREHLQNTDREALSIKEIYLLKKAQVPAVLVETGFLSNDEERALLTDPGYQEKMALAIARGIENYYFMELQ, encoded by the coding sequence ATGAAGCGTTGGTTAGCGCTGATTGTTATTATGTTTAGCTGTATGATGATTGTCGTTTATGAAACAAGTGCCTCCGATAAGCGCTTTTTTTTGCCGGAGCCATTAGGTGGGGTGAAAATAGTGCTTGATGCAGGGCATGGAGGTATTGATGGTGGCGCTTCTAAAGGTGATGTTATTGAAAAGGATATTACGCTAGCTATTACTGAAAGAGTCGCTCGTCAATTGAAACGATTAGGGGCCGAGGTAGTGATGACTCGTACGACAGACGAGGATGTACTAGCTGAGCATGCACCGAACGAGCAATTCTCGACATTGCGTGAGCGTAAAAAGCAAGATATCTTTTTGCGAGAAACAATTGTTCAAGAGCAACAGCCCGATTTATTCATTACCATTCACGCTAATGCAATCCCGAACAGTAAATGGCGCGGTGCACAAGTGTTTTATCATAAGGAAGGCGATGCCAATAGTGAGCTTTTAGCAAAAACGATTCAAGAGTCTATCCGGGAGCATCTACAAAATACAGATCGCGAGGCATTATCGATTAAGGAAATTTATTTATTGAAAAAGGCGCAAGTGCCAGCAGTATTAGTGGAGACGGGCTTTTTAAGCAATGATGAGGAGAGAGCATTATTGACCGACCCGGGCTACCAAGAAAAAATGGCACTGGCCATTGCTCGTGGCATTGAGAACTATTATTTCATGGAACTCCAATAG
- a CDS encoding DsbA family protein — MKNNIVCDLKTGVCGVAGEEEIEVIDFNQPQKLINLYYVTDPICSHCWAIEPELRRFVEQYGHYFNLHTVMGGLLEKWHDGPIDPANGIHKPADVAGHWREVGEFSRMPIDGSLMLDNPVQSSYPPSRVFKIIQKQHSDAMAFTFLRRAREALFAFNQNISDSSVLTEIINKLGLNGEAIVNEAELPVGQQLLNEDFALTRSLGARGFPTVIMMNEENKGVRIVGGRPLHYYIDGLKQVLNSEQLKPKQRPSFANLLQKEKLLFSKEIEVMYDVEQSDIISFIEKELAPDQYKVNEILGEFYFTATN, encoded by the coding sequence TTGAAAAACAATATAGTGTGTGATTTAAAAACAGGTGTCTGCGGTGTAGCTGGTGAAGAGGAGATTGAGGTGATTGATTTTAATCAACCACAAAAATTGATTAATCTTTATTATGTAACCGACCCAATTTGCTCCCATTGCTGGGCAATTGAACCTGAGCTTCGTCGTTTTGTAGAGCAATATGGTCATTATTTTAACCTCCATACAGTTATGGGCGGCTTGCTAGAAAAATGGCATGATGGACCAATCGACCCTGCAAACGGAATTCACAAACCAGCGGATGTTGCTGGTCATTGGCGAGAAGTTGGCGAATTTTCGAGAATGCCTATTGACGGTAGTTTGATGCTTGATAATCCCGTTCAATCTTCGTACCCGCCTTCTCGTGTTTTCAAAATAATTCAAAAGCAGCACAGTGATGCGATGGCATTTACGTTTTTACGCCGCGCAAGAGAAGCGCTTTTTGCATTTAATCAAAACATTTCAGATTCATCTGTTTTAACAGAAATCATAAATAAACTTGGGCTTAATGGAGAGGCTATTGTCAATGAAGCTGAGCTACCGGTTGGTCAGCAATTATTGAATGAGGATTTTGCTCTTACTAGAAGCTTAGGTGCTCGAGGCTTTCCTACGGTTATTATGATGAATGAAGAAAATAAAGGCGTTCGAATTGTCGGCGGTCGCCCGCTTCACTATTACATCGATGGATTAAAGCAAGTTTTAAATTCGGAACAACTAAAACCGAAGCAGCGACCATCCTTTGCTAATTTGCTACAAAAAGAAAAGCTACTATTTTCTAAAGAAATTGAAGTGATGTACGATGTTGAACAATCAGATATTATTTCTTTTATTGAAAAGGAGCTTGCACCAGATCAATATAAAGTAAATGAAATTCTAGGTGAATTTTATTTTACAGCTACTAACTAA
- a CDS encoding ABC transporter ATP-binding protein, translating into MSLHIKQLHHSFGEKKILSAISFTAQDGEFVSILGPSGSGKSTLFHLIGGVLKPEQGQIMLNDCDITSESGNMSYMPQSPSLFPWRTVLQNAMLGSELAGKADEAQAVELLQKANLGEMVNAYPHQLSGGMKQRVAFIRALLSPQSLICLDEPFSALDSFTKKEMQQWLLNMWEAYDKSILFITHDIEEALFLSDKIIILSTNPATVKASIKIPFKRPRDEQLYLSDEFLKWRKKIVEVLKG; encoded by the coding sequence ATGAGCCTGCACATTAAGCAGCTACATCATTCTTTCGGAGAAAAAAAGATACTTTCCGCTATTTCTTTCACTGCACAGGATGGCGAGTTTGTTTCTATATTAGGACCTTCTGGTAGTGGGAAAAGTACTTTGTTTCATCTTATTGGAGGCGTTTTAAAGCCTGAGCAAGGGCAAATTATGTTAAATGATTGTGATATTACGAGTGAAAGTGGAAATATGAGCTACATGCCTCAAAGTCCGTCGCTTTTTCCTTGGAGAACAGTATTGCAAAATGCAATGCTTGGCAGTGAGTTAGCGGGGAAAGCAGATGAAGCACAGGCGGTTGAATTATTGCAGAAGGCCAATTTGGGAGAGATGGTGAACGCTTATCCCCATCAATTATCAGGCGGAATGAAGCAGCGTGTGGCATTTATTCGAGCGTTGCTAAGCCCGCAATCCCTTATCTGCTTAGATGAACCTTTCTCTGCATTAGATTCTTTTACGAAAAAAGAAATGCAGCAATGGTTGCTTAACATGTGGGAAGCGTATGACAAATCCATTTTATTCATTACACATGACATTGAAGAAGCCCTTTTCCTGTCGGACAAAATTATTATCTTATCAACAAACCCAGCAACTGTAAAAGCATCTATAAAAATTCCTTTTAAGCGTCCGCGGGATGAGCAATTATACTTGAGCGATGAGTTTTTAAAATGGAGGAAAAAAATCGTTGAGGTACTTAAAGGATAA
- the gerD gene encoding spore germination lipoprotein GerD, whose product MMYRIGIIIFSLILLAGCTESKSATLSYDEVKKIMVDSIQTEDGKKAIRQILEDPKFRELLILDSDEVKQATEQTLLSQEAEDFWKKTFQDPKFKEAIAKSMQEQQEAILKGLIKDASYQEDLQSFFGQAEMQKQLETILKSAPLRKQMEQIVMDTIDNPLLQSKWQQLIMQSGEASSSSGGSDSGESKESKDTKEKDQDKSQE is encoded by the coding sequence ATGATGTATCGTATCGGAATTATTATTTTTTCTTTAATTTTACTCGCTGGATGTACTGAATCAAAATCGGCTACATTGTCATACGATGAAGTGAAAAAAATTATGGTTGACTCTATTCAAACTGAGGACGGGAAAAAGGCAATCCGCCAAATACTAGAGGATCCGAAGTTTCGCGAGCTACTAATACTCGACAGCGATGAAGTAAAGCAAGCTACAGAGCAAACTTTATTATCCCAAGAAGCTGAAGATTTTTGGAAAAAGACGTTTCAGGATCCAAAATTTAAAGAAGCAATTGCTAAAAGTATGCAGGAACAGCAAGAGGCTATTTTAAAAGGGCTAATAAAGGATGCCTCCTATCAGGAAGATTTACAGTCATTTTTTGGACAAGCAGAAATGCAAAAGCAGCTTGAGACTATTTTAAAAAGCGCCCCACTTCGGAAACAGATGGAACAGATTGTAATGGATACGATTGATAACCCTCTCCTGCAATCTAAATGGCAGCAATTAATTATGCAAAGTGGTGAAGCGAGCAGCTCTTCGGGAGGGTCCGATTCCGGTGAGTCTAAGGAGTCTAAGGATACTAAAGAGAAAGACCAAGATAAGAGCCAGGAGTAA